A DNA window from Kiritimatiellia bacterium contains the following coding sequences:
- the dnaK gene encoding molecular chaperone DnaK: MAKVLGIDLGTTNSCMAVMEGGQPVVIPNSDGARTTPSVVAFTKSGERLVGQAARRQAVTNPANTVYSIKRFMGRKYEEVAHEISLVPYQVVRAKNGDVHVKIGDKVYSPPEISSMILQKMKLDAEAYLGEKITQAVITTPAYFNDSQRQATKDAGKIAGLEVLRIINEPTAASLAYGLEKKKDEKIAVYDLGGGTFDISILEIGDGVFEVKATNGDTHLGGDDFDQMIINWLISEFKKSNGIDLSKDTMALQRLKEASEKAKCELSSSQQTEINLPFITADSSGPKHLNMSLTRSKLEQLVEQLIERTHGPVRACLKDAGLEPSQINEAVLVGGMTRMPKVQEMARNLFGKEPHKGVNPDEVVAVGAAIQAGVLKGEVRDVLLLDVTPLSLGIETLGGVFTTLIERNTTIPTRKSEIFSTAADNQSSVEIHVLQGERKMAGDNKSIGRFHLDGIPPAPRGMPQIEVGFDIDANGILHVSAKDLGTGKEQKITITASSGLDKSEIEQMVKDAERHADDDKTKREEVETRNKADAFVYETEKLLKEHGAKIDPAKKARVEAGMEKVKAAVKDGGTAAIKSAMDELNAEMQAVSSDLYARSKDDARQGAESKTGAGSEQTENNGKDEPPRQKSSKDGDNVIDADFEMVDDKK; this comes from the coding sequence ATGGCAAAAGTACTTGGAATAGATTTAGGAACCACTAATTCATGTATGGCGGTCATGGAAGGCGGCCAGCCGGTTGTTATTCCGAATTCGGACGGCGCGCGCACGACTCCCTCCGTTGTCGCCTTTACCAAGAGCGGCGAAAGGCTGGTCGGCCAGGCCGCCAGGCGCCAGGCCGTCACCAATCCGGCCAACACGGTTTATTCCATTAAACGCTTCATGGGGCGAAAGTACGAGGAAGTGGCGCATGAAATTTCGCTCGTTCCCTATCAGGTGGTTCGCGCCAAAAACGGCGATGTCCACGTGAAAATCGGCGATAAAGTTTATTCGCCGCCCGAAATATCCTCCATGATTCTCCAGAAAATGAAACTGGACGCCGAGGCCTACCTCGGCGAAAAAATAACCCAGGCAGTCATAACCACCCCCGCCTATTTTAACGACAGCCAGCGCCAGGCCACCAAGGACGCCGGCAAAATCGCCGGTTTGGAAGTGCTGCGCATTATCAATGAGCCCACCGCCGCTTCGCTGGCCTACGGACTTGAAAAGAAAAAAGACGAGAAAATAGCCGTCTATGACCTGGGCGGCGGCACGTTTGACATTTCCATTCTTGAGATCGGCGACGGCGTTTTTGAGGTCAAGGCCACCAACGGAGACACCCATCTCGGCGGCGATGATTTTGACCAGATGATAATCAACTGGCTCATCTCCGAATTCAAAAAGAGCAACGGCATTGATCTTTCCAAGGACACGATGGCCCTGCAGCGGCTGAAAGAAGCGTCCGAGAAGGCCAAATGCGAGTTGTCCTCTTCGCAACAGACCGAAATCAATCTCCCCTTCATCACGGCCGATTCCTCGGGCCCGAAACACCTTAACATGTCCCTGACCAGGTCAAAACTTGAACAACTGGTGGAACAGCTGATTGAAAGAACCCACGGTCCGGTCCGCGCCTGTCTCAAGGACGCCGGCTTGGAACCAAGCCAGATCAACGAAGCCGTGCTGGTAGGCGGTATGACCCGCATGCCCAAGGTCCAGGAAATGGCGCGCAACCTCTTCGGCAAGGAGCCGCACAAGGGCGTCAACCCCGACGAGGTCGTCGCCGTGGGCGCCGCCATCCAGGCCGGCGTGCTCAAGGGCGAAGTGCGCGACGTTCTCCTCCTGGATGTTACCCCCCTGAGCCTCGGCATAGAAACGCTCGGCGGCGTGTTCACCACCCTGATTGAGCGCAACACCACCATCCCGACCAGAAAGAGCGAGATATTCAGCACCGCGGCCGACAATCAATCGTCGGTGGAAATTCACGTCCTCCAGGGCGAGCGCAAGATGGCCGGCGACAATAAATCCATCGGCCGTTTCCACCTGGACGGCATTCCGCCGGCGCCGCGCGGCATGCCGCAGATTGAAGTCGGATTTGATATTGACGCCAACGGCATCCTGCACGTCAGCGCCAAGGACCTCGGCACCGGCAAGGAACAGAAAATCACCATTACCGCCTCCAGCGGACTGGACAAATCCGAAATTGAGCAGATGGTCAAGGACGCCGAACGGCATGCCGACGACGACAAAACAAAACGCGAAGAGGTTGAAACCCGCAATAAAGCCGATGCATTCGTATACGAGACCGAGAAGCTCCTGAAGGAGCACGGCGCCAAAATTGATCCGGCGAAAAAAGCGCGGGTTGAAGCGGGCATGGAAAAGGTAAAAGCGGCCGTCAAAGACGGCGGAACGGCCGCCATTAAATCGGCCATGGATGAGCTTAACGCCGAAATGCAGGCCGTTTCCTCCGACCTCTACGCGCGGTCAAAAGACGACGCGCGCCAGGGCGCGGAAAGCAAAACCGGCGCCGGTTCAGAACAAACGGAAAACAACGGCAAAGACGAACCGCCGCGCCAGAAATCTTCAAAGGACGGCGACAACGTCATTGACGCCGATTTTGAAATGGTTGACGACAAGAAATAA